From Thermococcus sp.:
AAGACCTCGCTTACTTCTCGGTCAACGCCCACAGGAACGGGGCCAGAAACCCGTACGCGATGTTCAAGAAGGAGGTCAGCGTTGAGACCGTCCTTAAGAGTCCCTACGTTGCGGACCCGATAAAGCTCTTTGACGCCGCACCGATGTGCGATGGAGCCGCGGCCGTTATAATAACCTCAAAGGAGAAAGCGAAGGAACTCGGCGTTCCGAAGGATAAGATGGTCGAGCTGGCCGGCTTCTGGAGGGCGATAGACACCATCAACCTCGCCAACAGGGAGGACTTCCTCACGCTCAAGGCGGCGAAGGTTGCCGCTGAAAAGGCCTACAAGATGGCGGGGGTAACCCCAAAGGACATAGACTTCTTCGAGGTTCACGACGCCTTTACTGTAATGGCGGCTTTAAGCTTGGAGGCCCTCGGCGTAGCGAAGAGGGGTGAGGGAGCCAAGCTGGCAAGGGAAGGACAGATAGCGATAGATGCCGACTACCCAATACAGACGATGGGCGGACTTAAGAGCAGAGGACACCCTGTTGGAGCCACCGGCGTTTATCAGACGGTCGAGGCCGTCCTCCAGCTCCGCGGGGAGGCGCCTGAGGGTATCCAAGTGCCCGATGCCGAAATCGGCCTGACCCAGAACATAGGCGGAACCGGTTCGAACATAACGGTCAACATATTGAGGAGGGTCTGAAATGGGGAAGCCGATGCAAGTTGCCAGGCACTGGAGGCACTTCCGTGAGAAGTACGCCCTGATCGGGGGCAAATGCGAGAACGGTCATGTTTTCTTCCCGAAGAGGCCCGTCTGCCCTGTTTGCGGAAGCAGGAACATCGAGGACTACCAGTTCAGCGGAAGGGGGAAGGTTTTAAGCTGGACGATAGTGAGGAACCCGCCGAGCGGGTTCGAGTACTACAAGCCCTACCCCCTTGCTTTGGTTCAGCTTGAGGAGGGGCCGGTCGTCTTAGCACAGCTCACCGACGTCGAGCCTGACGAGATAGACTTCGGAATGGAAGTCGAGATGGTAACCAGAAAGGTCAGGGAGTTCGACGAGGACGGAATAATCCTCTACGCCTACAAGTTCAGGCCGGTTTTGAAGTGAGGCTCAGGCCTTTACATTTTTCTTCCAAACTTTTAGTGGTGGAAAGATATAGGATGTGAAGATTAAGGTTCCAGTTAGTGAGGAGGAACTCAGAAGGGTTCCAACCTGAGCGGAACAATTCAATGTCTCGATAGTTGAGCTTGAGGAGACTGGCTTCGTCCCACTGGAAGTGGAGGTTGCGATAACCACCACTTCAAGCCCCGCGAAAACGTGCTAATACTAAAGCGACGAGATGCTCCAAAATCAGGGGATGAAGGAACCCGGCCTCACGCCTTTTCTACCCTCATTCTGTCCCCGCTCTCGAACTCAAGCTCCAGTTTCCCACGCTCCATCTTGACCTTGACTCCATCGACAACGGCCTCTATCTTCCCTTCCTTGGCTTCAACTCCAAGCATCTCGGCAATCTCCTCAACGCTCTTCAGGGAACCGCTCATCGTGGTTTCGAGGGTCTCGCCACCGCTCTCAACCGTAACCTTGAGCTTTCCCTTTCCCTCCCTAATGAAGCTCTCCTCTTTCATGTCCTTCACCTTCTCGGGTGTCGCGGGCTGAATGCACGGCATATGATCACCCACTCTCAACTGTTTCCTTTTCTTTATCAGGTTTTTCCTTCACCAT
This genomic window contains:
- a CDS encoding Zn-ribbon domain-containing OB-fold protein — encoded protein: MGKPMQVARHWRHFREKYALIGGKCENGHVFFPKRPVCPVCGSRNIEDYQFSGRGKVLSWTIVRNPPSGFEYYKPYPLALVQLEEGPVVLAQLTDVEPDEIDFGMEVEMVTRKVREFDEDGIILYAYKFRPVLK
- a CDS encoding thiolase domain-containing protein, coding for MEKPVIIGAGMVPVGEHWRLSLRDIAVEALLKAMDDAGIDKVDSLYVGNMASGSFIEQENLGALIADWAGLGSIPAVKIEAACGSGGAAVQEGAKAVTAGLEDVVAVVGVEKMTDAWPTDATRYLGYAADAEYELFHGASFVALNALIMRLYMKTYGYTEEDLAYFSVNAHRNGARNPYAMFKKEVSVETVLKSPYVADPIKLFDAAPMCDGAAAVIITSKEKAKELGVPKDKMVELAGFWRAIDTINLANREDFLTLKAAKVAAEKAYKMAGVTPKDIDFFEVHDAFTVMAALSLEALGVAKRGEGAKLAREGQIAIDADYPIQTMGGLKSRGHPVGATGVYQTVEAVLQLRGEAPEGIQVPDAEIGLTQNIGGTGSNITVNILRRV